The proteins below come from a single Mycobacterium parmense genomic window:
- a CDS encoding arabinosyltransferase domain-containing protein produces the protein MPHDGDERSQRIPRLVAATAGLVGLLLCALVPLLPVKQTTATVLWPQGTSDGHVTQITAPLVSGAPRALDISIPCSAIATLPPGGGLVVSTLPAGGVDAGKNGLFVRADRDTVVVAFRDSVAAVAQRSAVAAGGCAVLHAWADAGAAGAEFAGIPGASGVLSSDKKPQVTGIFTDLKVPAQPGLSARIDIDTRFITAPTALKAILMAAGALAVLTAIAALAVLDRRSRGGEALISWRSPIARLARYRPAPHRRAGAAIWLADAGVVATLLIWHVIGATSSDDGYNLTIARVAGQAGYIPDYYRYFGTTDAPFDWYLGVLAKMAAVSTAGVWMRLPATLAGIGCWLIVGHWMLRRLGPGRGGLAANRVAVFTAGAVFLAAWLPFNNGLRPEPLIALGVVLTWVLVERAIALGRLAPAAVGVVVALLTATLAPQGLIAVAALLTGARTVAQTIRRRRATDGLLAPLAVLAASFSLITVVVFRSQTLATVAESWRIKYKVGPTIAWYQDWLRYYFLTVESNPDGSMARRFAVLVLLLCLFGMLVILLRRGRVPGLASGPAWRLLGTTALGLLLLTFTPTKWAVQFGAFAGLAGALGAVTAFACARIGLHNRRNLTLYVTALLFVLAWATSGVNGWFYVGNYGVPWYDIQPVIASHPVTSMFLTLSILTGLLAAWQHFRMDYAGHTEVKDSRRNRVLASTPLLVFATIMVLGEVGSLAKGAVFRYPLYTTAKANLAALATGLSPNSCAMADDVLTEPDPNAGMLAPAPGQSFGPDGPLGGINPVGFKPDGVGDDLRSYPVVTKPGVVNSDASPNKPNASMTDSAGTAGGKGPVGVNGSHAALPFGLDPARTPVMGSYGENSLAATATSAWYQLPPRSPDRPLVVVSATGAIWSYKEDGTFTYGQQLKLQWGVARPDGTTQALAEVYPIDIGPEPAWRNLRIPLSWAPPEANVARIVAYDPNLSSEQWFAFTPPRVPVLQTLQQLMGSHTPVLMDIATAANFPCQQPFAMHLGVAQLPRYRILPDHKQTAASSNGWEASEAGGPFLITQAMLRTSTVATYLRGDWHRDWGSVERYYPLVPDTDAPVAAIEQGVITVPGWSRQGPIRALP, from the coding sequence GTGCCCCACGACGGTGATGAGCGATCGCAGCGGATCCCGCGGTTGGTCGCCGCCACCGCCGGGCTCGTGGGCCTGCTGCTGTGCGCGCTGGTCCCGCTGCTGCCGGTGAAGCAGACCACGGCGACCGTGCTGTGGCCGCAGGGCACCAGCGACGGGCACGTCACGCAGATCACCGCCCCGCTGGTGTCCGGGGCGCCGAGGGCACTCGACATCTCCATTCCGTGCTCGGCGATCGCCACCCTGCCCCCCGGGGGCGGCCTGGTGGTGTCGACCCTGCCGGCCGGCGGCGTGGACGCCGGCAAGAACGGGCTCTTCGTGCGCGCCGACCGGGACACGGTCGTAGTCGCCTTTCGCGATTCCGTCGCGGCGGTGGCGCAACGGTCGGCCGTCGCCGCCGGGGGCTGCGCCGTGCTGCACGCGTGGGCGGACGCCGGCGCGGCGGGCGCCGAGTTCGCCGGCATACCCGGCGCCTCCGGCGTCCTCTCGTCGGACAAGAAGCCGCAGGTCACCGGCATCTTCACCGACCTGAAAGTGCCCGCCCAGCCGGGGTTGTCGGCCCGGATCGACATCGACACCCGGTTCATCACCGCTCCCACCGCCCTCAAAGCGATCCTGATGGCCGCCGGCGCGCTGGCCGTTCTGACGGCCATCGCCGCCCTGGCGGTGCTGGACCGCCGCAGCCGCGGCGGCGAAGCGCTGATCAGCTGGCGGTCCCCCATAGCCAGGCTCGCGCGCTACCGGCCCGCGCCGCACCGGCGCGCCGGAGCCGCGATCTGGCTCGCCGACGCCGGCGTCGTCGCCACGCTGCTCATCTGGCACGTGATCGGCGCCACCTCGTCGGACGACGGCTACAACCTGACCATCGCCCGCGTGGCCGGCCAGGCCGGCTACATCCCCGACTACTACCGCTACTTCGGCACGACGGACGCCCCGTTCGACTGGTACCTCGGGGTGCTGGCCAAGATGGCGGCGGTGAGCACCGCCGGGGTGTGGATGCGGCTGCCGGCCACGCTGGCCGGGATCGGGTGCTGGTTGATCGTCGGCCACTGGATGCTGCGACGGCTCGGGCCCGGTAGGGGAGGTCTGGCGGCCAACCGGGTGGCAGTGTTCACCGCCGGCGCGGTCTTCCTCGCGGCCTGGCTGCCGTTCAACAATGGCCTGCGGCCCGAGCCGTTGATCGCGCTCGGGGTGGTGCTCACCTGGGTGCTGGTGGAGCGCGCGATCGCGCTGGGCCGCCTGGCCCCCGCCGCGGTGGGCGTCGTCGTGGCGTTGCTGACCGCGACGCTGGCGCCGCAGGGCCTGATCGCCGTCGCCGCGCTGCTCACCGGCGCGCGCACGGTCGCCCAGACAATCCGGCGCCGGCGCGCCACCGACGGGCTGCTGGCGCCCCTGGCCGTGCTCGCGGCGTCGTTCTCGCTGATCACCGTCGTGGTGTTCCGCAGCCAGACGCTGGCCACGGTCGCCGAATCGTGGCGCATCAAGTACAAGGTCGGGCCCACCATCGCCTGGTATCAGGACTGGCTGCGCTACTACTTCCTGACCGTGGAGTCCAACCCCGACGGGTCGATGGCGCGCCGATTCGCCGTGCTGGTGCTGTTGTTGTGCCTGTTCGGGATGCTGGTCATCCTGCTACGCCGCGGCCGGGTCCCCGGGCTGGCCAGCGGCCCGGCCTGGCGGTTGCTCGGCACCACCGCGCTGGGGCTGTTGCTGCTGACGTTCACACCCACGAAGTGGGCGGTGCAGTTCGGCGCCTTCGCCGGGCTGGCCGGTGCGCTGGGCGCGGTCACCGCGTTCGCCTGCGCCCGGATCGGCCTGCACAACCGCCGCAACCTGACCCTGTACGTCACCGCGCTGCTGTTCGTGCTGGCGTGGGCCACCTCCGGGGTCAACGGCTGGTTCTACGTCGGCAACTACGGCGTGCCGTGGTACGACATCCAGCCCGTCATCGCCAGCCACCCGGTGACCTCGATGTTCCTGACGCTGTCGATCCTGACCGGGCTGCTGGCCGCCTGGCAGCACTTCCGCATGGATTACGCCGGCCACACCGAGGTCAAGGACAGCCGGCGCAACCGCGTCCTGGCCTCGACCCCGCTGCTGGTGTTCGCGACGATCATGGTGCTCGGCGAGGTGGGGTCGCTGGCGAAGGGCGCCGTGTTCCGCTACCCGCTCTACACCACCGCGAAGGCCAACTTGGCCGCCCTCGCCACCGGGCTCTCACCCAACAGCTGCGCCATGGCCGACGACGTGCTCACCGAGCCGGACCCCAACGCCGGCATGCTGGCGCCGGCGCCGGGACAGTCCTTCGGCCCCGACGGCCCGCTCGGGGGGATCAACCCCGTGGGTTTCAAGCCCGACGGCGTGGGCGACGACCTGAGGTCCTACCCGGTGGTGACCAAACCCGGGGTGGTGAACTCCGACGCGTCACCCAACAAGCCCAACGCCTCGATGACCGACTCCGCCGGCACCGCCGGCGGCAAGGGCCCCGTCGGGGTGAACGGTTCGCACGCGGCGCTGCCGTTCGGCCTCGACCCGGCGCGCACCCCCGTGATGGGCAGCTACGGCGAGAACTCGCTGGCGGCCACGGCGACCTCGGCGTGGTACCAGCTGCCGCCCCGCAGCCCGGACCGGCCGCTGGTGGTGGTCTCGGCCACCGGCGCCATCTGGTCCTACAAGGAGGACGGCACCTTCACCTACGGGCAGCAGCTGAAACTGCAGTGGGGAGTCGCCCGGCCCGACGGCACCACCCAGGCGCTCGCCGAGGTGTATCCGATCGACATCGGTCCGGAACCCGCCTGGCGCAATCTGCGGATCCCGCTGAGCTGGGCGCCCCCGGAGGCCAATGTGGCACGCATCGTCGCCTACGACCCGAACCTGAGTTCCGAGCAGTGGTTCGCGTTCACCCCCCCACGCGTCCCGGTGCTGCAGACCCTGCAGCAACTGATGGGGTCGCACACCCCCGTGCTGATGGACATCGCGACCGCCGCGAACTTCCCGTGCCAGCAGCCGTTCGCCATGCACCTTGGCGTCGCCCAGCTGCCGCGATACCGCATCCTGCCCGACCACAAACAGACGG
- a CDS encoding BTAD domain-containing putative transcriptional regulator, whose amino-acid sequence MHNVGLGFGVLGPLLLSSNGVPIPLGAPKQRAVLAMLLINRNRPVSVDSLIHAVWDDDPVPAARTSIQSYVSTLRRLLRDAVANPYAVLASAPPGYQLNVADADCDLGRFRLERDAGVRAAAAGRFAEAGRRLSAALGEWRGPALDDLRDFPFAGAFATTLLEERVAAHTARAEAEIACGRADSVIGELEALTAQHPYREPLWAQLITAYYVTERQSDALGAYRRLKTALAEGLGIDPGPTVNALHQRILRQEPLGARRPGRTVVTTHKQSVVRSEPLPAIEPVVARLRDRAGRQYRLNGVTTRIGRLDDNDIVLDDDDVSRHHAMVVDTGSGFLITDLRSTNGVEVGGRRIRPSATLTHGDRIRIGSSHFIFEEVRPG is encoded by the coding sequence GTGCACAACGTAGGCCTCGGGTTCGGCGTACTGGGACCGTTGCTGCTGAGCTCCAACGGCGTCCCGATCCCGTTGGGTGCCCCCAAGCAGCGGGCCGTGCTCGCGATGCTCCTGATCAACCGCAATCGGCCGGTGTCCGTCGACTCGCTCATCCACGCGGTGTGGGACGACGATCCGGTGCCCGCCGCGCGGACCAGCATCCAGTCCTACGTGTCGACGCTGCGCCGGCTGCTCCGCGACGCGGTGGCCAACCCGTACGCGGTGCTGGCGAGCGCGCCCCCGGGTTATCAGCTCAACGTGGCCGACGCCGACTGCGACCTGGGGCGGTTTCGGCTCGAGAGGGACGCGGGTGTCCGGGCCGCCGCCGCGGGGCGGTTCGCGGAGGCCGGCCGCCGGCTGTCGGCCGCGCTCGGCGAATGGCGCGGGCCTGCGCTCGACGACCTGCGGGACTTTCCCTTCGCCGGCGCCTTCGCCACCACCCTGCTCGAGGAGCGGGTGGCAGCGCATACCGCTCGCGCCGAGGCCGAAATCGCTTGCGGGCGAGCGGATTCGGTGATCGGTGAGCTCGAAGCGCTCACCGCGCAGCACCCGTACCGCGAGCCGCTGTGGGCGCAGCTGATCACCGCCTACTACGTCACCGAGCGCCAGTCCGACGCGCTGGGCGCCTACCGGCGGTTGAAGACCGCGCTGGCAGAGGGACTGGGCATCGACCCCGGCCCGACGGTCAACGCGCTGCACCAGCGGATCCTGCGCCAGGAACCGCTGGGCGCCCGGCGCCCCGGGCGCACCGTGGTGACCACCCACAAGCAGAGCGTCGTCCGGTCCGAACCGCTGCCGGCCATCGAGCCCGTGGTCGCCCGCCTGCGCGACAGGGCGGGCCGCCAGTACCGGCTCAACGGGGTCACCACCCGGATCGGCCGGCTGGACGACAACGACATCGTCCTCGACGACGACGACGTCAGTCGCCATCACGCGATGGTCGTCGACACCGGCTCGGGGTTTTTGATCACCGATCTGCGTTCGACCAACGGGGTCGAGGTCGGGGGCCGCCGCATCCGCCCGAGCGCGACGCTGACCCACGGGGACCGCATCCGGATCGGCAGCTCCCACTTCATCTTCGAAGAGGTCCGCCCCGGCTGA
- a CDS encoding maleylpyruvate isomerase family mycothiol-dependent enzyme produces MDMMTMARAERADLAEFLADLSPQDWAAPTLCTRWTVKDVVAHVISYEELGAAGLVTRFAKGWVVRANEVGVAEFAARSPQQLLAFLNDHLTPKGLTAGFGGMIALVDGTIHHQDIRRSLDRPRTVPADRLTRVLALVPGNPRLGAGRRIRGLRLNATDVDWQHGRGAEVSGPGEALLMAMSGRPAALADLTGPGLPTLAARLVR; encoded by the coding sequence ATGGACATGATGACCATGGCCCGTGCCGAGCGGGCAGACCTCGCGGAGTTCCTCGCGGACCTGTCGCCGCAGGACTGGGCGGCGCCCACGCTGTGCACCAGGTGGACCGTCAAAGACGTTGTCGCACATGTGATCAGCTACGAAGAGCTCGGCGCGGCCGGGCTGGTCACGCGGTTCGCGAAGGGCTGGGTGGTGCGGGCCAACGAGGTGGGCGTCGCCGAATTCGCCGCGCGCAGCCCACAACAGCTCCTGGCCTTCCTCAACGACCACCTCACGCCGAAGGGGTTGACCGCGGGCTTCGGCGGGATGATCGCGTTGGTCGACGGCACGATCCACCACCAGGACATCCGCCGCTCGCTGGACCGCCCCCGCACCGTGCCCGCCGACCGGCTCACCCGGGTGCTCGCCCTGGTGCCCGGAAACCCCCGGCTCGGCGCCGGACGCCGGATCCGGGGCTTGCGGCTGAACGCCACCGACGTCGACTGGCAGCACGGGCGGGGCGCGGAGGTCAGTGGGCCGGGCGAGGCGCTGCTGATGGCGATGTCGGGCCGCCCCGCGGCGCTCGCGGACCTCACGGGACCGGGTCTGCCCACGCTGGCCGCTCGGCTGGTCCGGTAA